One Plasmodium berghei ANKA genome assembly, chromosome: 13 genomic region harbors:
- a CDS encoding heat shock protein 110, putative translates to MKLKLLCYIIIFGILNKLNLVDSASLLGIDFGSEYIKVSIVSPGKGFNILLNNQSKRKITNALSFGSKVRTYDEEAKIYSGKNPQLTILNSNNLLAYNLFESLKNKENYNIENFGDDNEAFFSDINNYNFEKAEDNNGVSSDKYFSYDYVVDHKRGTIYLKMKDNMVLSSEEITANILGYIKKLAYNHLNIDYKNKRNVNVNIGCVISVPCNFPQRKKEALLNASKIAGLELIGIINGVTAAAIHNANDLALNTTKLTMYLDVGSNNINVGIASVSYVENNKVRTRTINMHACEVLENNSGTKVDILLSEYLRKKFEEKFNVNIENDKKAMRKLLTASNKAKLLLSAKKSTDVFIESLYNNKSLQETVTRQEFEDLIHDVIMKFKIPINNALQKASFELKDIEALELIGSSWRIPKVLNEITNFFDPLKVGMHLNSDEAITMGAIYIAAYNSANYRLRGLEYTDIISNEYRILVHKEEGEDTDEDSTKNEPKELIPYFSKYPVNKVVILKYRKNLQFSIYENGKMISKYILGPTDVEIKHVEHLDEAKIHIKFSLDKFGILNVENVYLVYEEEKVEEKTEEKVEEKTEEKVEEKTEEKVEEKTEEKPEERTEEKPEERTEEKKKSIIKHKIALSYETKYIKPVPLTAEEVKEKKEILKKFDDHDINVFLKSERKNKLESFIYETRSKMKQDSYKQVCREDDLKQYLDKLEDYEEWLYIEKDEPLENVNNKIKDLEDIYLPIKERAEEYELRGPLIKQIDEKIKDTKEKLLGYYETKPWAEQTLKMISSSLEETIKWWNNAKEEQSKLDNYSAPYFKAKDVELRFSAINALVKNVEKIKHLVDQKEKAQKGNNSNNTANKETENKTEEGNDSGKDNKADTSEENQNKSEDNLKTEQTSEEKGKEEEKKSDTLEQTDEL, encoded by the coding sequence ATGAAATTGAAGTTGTTGtgctatattattatttttggtattttaaacaaattgaATCTTGTAGATAGCGCATCATTGTTAGGAATTGATTTTGGAAGCGAATATATAAAGGTGTCAATTGTATCTCCAGGGAAAGGTTTtaacatattattaaataatcagagtaaaagaaaaataacaaatgcTTTATCATTTGGAAGTAAAGTTAGAACATATGATGAAGAAGCAAAAATATACAGCGGGAAAAATCCCCAACTAACTATATTgaatagtaataatttGCTAGCATacaatttatttgaatcgttaaaaaataaagaaaactataatattgaaaattttgGGGATGATAATGAAGCTTTTTTCagtgatataaataattataattttgagAAAGCTGAAGATAATAATGGTGTATCTAgtgataaatatttttcctaTGATTATGTTGTGGATCATAAAAGGGGTACAAtctatttaaaaatgaaagatAATATGGTTTTATCATCAGAAGAAATAACTGCAAATATTTTGggttatattaaaaaattagcTTATAATCATCTAAATAttgattataaaaataaaagaaacgTAAATGTCAATATAGGTTGTGTTATATCAGTTCCTTGTAATTTTCCACAAAGAAAAAAGGAAGCTTTATTAAATGCATCAAAAATAGCAGGGTTAGAATTGATAGGTATAATAAATGGAGTAACTGCTGCTGCTATACACAATGCCAATGATTTAGCATTGAATACAACAAAATTAACTATGTACTTAGATGTAGgaagtaataatattaatgttGGTATTGCAAGTGTAAGTTATGTTGAAAACAATAAAGTTCGTACTCGAACTATTAATATGCATGCTTGTGAAGTTTTAGAAAATAACTCAGGAACTAAAGTTGATATTTTGTTATCGGAatatttaagaaaaaaatttgaagaaaaatttaatgtaaatatagaaaatgataaaaaagctatgagaaaattattaactGCAAGTAATAAAgctaaattattattaagtGCCAAAAAATCTACTGATGTATTTATTGAaagtttatataataataaaagctTACAAGAAACAGTTACACGCCAAGAATTTGAAGATTTAATTCATGAtgtaataatgaaatttaAAATACCTATAAATAATGCTTTACAAAAGGCATCATTTGAATTAAAGGATATTGAAGCGTTAGAATTAATAGGATCTTCATGGAGAATTCCTAAAGTTTTAAACGAAATaactaatttttttgatccATTAAAAGTTGGTATGCATTTAAATAGTGATGAAGCTATAACAATGGgtgctatatatattgcaGCATATAATAGCGCGAATTATAGGTTAAGAGGACTAGAATATACAGATATAATTTCAAATGAATATCGAATTTTAGTTCATAAGGAAGAAGGCGAAGACACAGATGAGGATAGTACCAAAAACGAACCCAAAGAATTAattccatatttttctaaatatcCAGTTAATAAAGTTGtcatattaaaatatagaaaaaatttacaattttcaatttatgaaaatggaaaaatgaTATCGAAATATATACTAGGACCAACAGATGTGGAAATAAAACATGTTGAACATTTGGATGAGGCCAAAATTCACATAAAATTTAGTCTCGACAAATTTGGTATTTTGAATGTagaaaatgtatatttggTATATGAAGAAGAAAAGGTTGAGGAAAAGACTGAAGAAAAAGTAGAGGAAAAAACTGAAGAAAAAGTAGAGGAAAAGACTGAAGAAAAAGTAGAGGAAAAGACTGAGGAAAAACCAGAGGAAAGGACTGAGGAAAAACCAGAGGAAAGGACTGaggaaaaaaagaaaagtaTTATAAAACACAAAATCGCTTTGTCATATGAAACGAAGTATATAAAACCAGTACCACTAACAGCTGAAGAAGTTAAAGAAAAGAAggaaattttaaaaaaattcgaCGATCatgatataaatgtatttttgaaatcagaaagaaaaaacaaattagaATCATTTATATACGAAACAAGGAGTAAAATGAAACAAGATAGTTATAAACAAGTATGTAGAGAAGACGatttaaaacaatatttagACAAATTAGAAGATTATGAAGAATGGttatatattgaaaaagaTGAACCGTtagaaaatgtaaataataaaattaaagattTAGAAGACATATATTTACCTATTAAAGAAAGAGCAGAAGAATATGAACTTAGGGGACCACTTATTAAACAAATAGATGAGAAAATTAAAGatacaaaagaaaaattgcTTGGATATTATGAAACAAAACCATGGGCTGAACAAACCCTAAAAATGATATCGAGTTCATTAGAAGAAACAATTAAATGGTGGAACAATGCAAAAGAAGAACAAAGTAAACTAGATAATTATTCTGCACCATATTTTAAAGCTAAAGATGTTGAACTAAGATTTAGCGCTATAAATGCTTTGGTTAAAAATgtggaaaaaattaaacacCTCGTTGACCAAAAAGAAAAAGCACAAAAAGGTAATAATAGCAATAATACTGCTAATAAGGAAacagaaaataaaactgAAGAAGGTAATGATTCTGGAAAAGATAACAAAGCTGATACATCGGAAGAAAATCAAAACAAATCCGAggataatttaaaaacagAGCAAACTAGTGAAGAGAAGGGAaaagaagaagaaaaaaaaagtgataCATTAGAACAAACAGATGAATTATGA
- a CDS encoding zinc finger protein, putative: MLRIETKTWTRDSHDLFDYEAQQVNKKTFLISSPIKLFRSKAQVSCVADNPQSLPNTAQDYLLSVRPEEDKYVITPAEHPLNSQYNVKKLWIIVKNLPDKCYSLHENDIIKLGRFRLKVRQFIESVDTLNSLKLYDIPSKKCEAIIDSTNIQCRICLIEGSQENDPLICPCDCKGSIKYAHLLCLRKWINGRLNLNDQLFSGSIFIKDICCELCKTKYPKSIKQNDELIQLVKIPNLKTPLIVLDNIIGQTSKGVHLISFADKTHLKLGRGHESDIRIPDVSISRYHATIKYEEGLFKLEDHNSKFGTLVALRKAREISTKDTMSLQVGRSVVNFRIDQDIPYKSGLIDVIENKEVINTSEITNNDDKNNPITNLQINNNISGENNAVINATNNVDSNATNNVTNNFGRNNYEPNQFGNFPNETNIIQNSFRVDNLTPLLNYQNEYRLFGIRNCYNLIEQMNNQQLSSQLNCPDITMLNHFDNIQACNNNTIINEHINIPITGSINEQINHENHQHIHNFNNNTITNDQNSDESDQNNNDQQNDEENTPDEPDHINVNNNDEDDHSNSGANCSGNNCSYTNNNNSNNNNNNNNTNNNNNRNNGNCKGCRNHSNDNGSSDNNYTDGNNRGNNNNRNNYSVNPKRRNSNGNYYGDNTNGKNNRDISASKNTKKHIRNNIINYNFSSSSSSHNIKNLENEFNIGLCARNHNINNENICNNYLFSSNSNSNMHCLNAPFDPTLCNIYNHGNYLCENNRDINFFVNKKKNERLYCNSNNANQRLSRSYNSFDRINLPPNTEYINYDQINMQNYEFFNNSKASNLINFYIKSGMNNSGYYCNNNNIENNTTTTCNHNHNTWLDKSIYNPVNKANFENNLNGNFSLQSFYNINKKNEELFKMQF, from the exons AT GTTGAGAATTGAAACAAAAACATGGACTCGAGATAGCCATGATCTATTTGATTATGAAGCTCAGcaagtaaataaaaaaacatttttaatttcatcgccaataaaattatttcgCTCAAAAGCACAGGTTTCCTGTGTAGCTGATAATCCACAAAGTTTACCTAATACAGCACAAGACTATCTCTTATCAGTGCGGCCAGAAGAAG ATAAGTATGTAATAACTCCAGCAGAACATCCATTAAATAGCCAATACAATGTGAAAAAATTGTGGATTATTGTGAAGAATTTACCTGATAAATGTTATTCATTACATGAAAATGATATCATAAAATTAGGGAGATTTCGACTTAAAGTACGTCAATTTATAGAATCAGTTGACACATtaaattcattaaaattatatgatattCCATCTAAAAAATGTGAAGCAATTATAGATTCAACTAATATTCAATGCCGAATTTGCCTAATTGAAGGGAGTCAAGAAAATGACCCATTAATATGTCCATGTGATTGTAAGGGTTCTATCAAGTATGCacatttattatgtttaaGAAAGTGGATAAATGGGCgattaaatttaaatgatcaattattttctggttcaatatttataaaagatatatGTTGTGAATTATGCAAAACAAAATATCCCAAAAGTATAAAACAAAACGACGAATTAATACAATTAGTAAAAATCCCCAATTTAAAAACACCTTTAATAGTATTAGATAATATAATAGGGCAAACAAGTAAAGGTGTACATCTAATAAGTTTTGCTGATAAAACGCATTTAAAATTAGGTAGAGGCCATGAATCAGATATTAGAATACCTGATGTTTCTATTTCTAGATATCATGCtactataaaatatgaagaaGGGCTATTCAAATTAGAAGATCATAATTCGAAATTTGGAACTTTAGTAGCTTTAAGAAAAGCTAGAGAAATATCTACTAAAGATACCATGTCATTACAAGTAGGAAGAAGTGTTGTAAATTTTAGAATTGATCAAGATATTCCATATAAAAGTGGATTAATTGAtgttattgaaaataaagaagtTATTAATACATCTGAAATTacaaataatgatgataaaaataatccCATCAcaaatttacaaataaataataatatatcagGAGAAAATAATGCAGTCATTAACGCAACTAATAATGTTGACAGCAATGCCACAAATAATGTgacaaataattttggccgaaataattatgaaccAAATCAATTTGGTAATTTTCCAAATGAAACgaatattatacaaaattcATTTAGAGTTGATAATTTAACACCATTATTAAACTATCAAAATGAATACAGATTATTTGGTATTAGAAATTGCTATAACTTAATCGAACAAATGAATAATCAACAATTATCTTCGCAATTAAATTGTCCCGATATTACAATGTTAAACCATTTTGACAATATTCAAGCGTGCAATAATAATACGATTATTAAtgaacatataaatattcctATTACTGGAAGTAtaaatgaacaaataaatcatGAGAATCATCaacatatacataatttcAACAATAATACTATTACTAATGATCAAAATTCAGATGAATCTGATCAAAATAACAATGATCAACaaaatgatgaagaaaatacCCCCGATGAACCTGACCATAtaaatgttaataataatgacgAAGATGATCATAGTAATAGCGGAGCTAACTGTAGTGGAAATAACTGTAGCTACAccaataataacaatagtaacaacaataataataacaataataccaacaataataataatagaaataatGGAAATTGCAAGGGGTGTCGAAATCATAGCAATGATAATGGTAGTAGCGATAATAATTATACCGACGGAAATAATAgaggaaataataataacagaAATAATTATAGTGTAAATCCTAAAAGAAGAAATTCAAATGGAAATTATTATGGTGATAATacaaatggaaaaaataacagAGATATCAGTGCAAGTaaaaatactaaaaaacatattagaaataatataataaattacaaTTTTAGTAGTAGTAGTAGTAgtcataatataaaaaacttagaaaatgaatttaataTTGGTCTTTGTGCTAGAaatcataatattaataatgaaaatatatgcaacAATTATCTTTTTAGTAGTAATAGTAACAGCAATATGCATTGTCTTAATGCACCATTCGATCCGACcttatgtaatatatacaatcaTGGAAATTATCTatgtgaaaataatagagatataaatttttttgtaaataaaaaaaaaaatgaacgTTTATATTGTAATTCTAATAATGCAAACCAACGTTTATCACGGTCATATAACAGTTTTGACAGAATAAATTTACCCCCAAATActgaatatattaattatgatcaaataaatatgcaaaattacgaattttttaacaattcAAAAGCttcaaatttaataaatttttacataaaaaGTGGAATGAATAATTCTGGGTAttattgtaataataataacattgAAAATAACACAACTACCACTTGCAATCATAATCACAATACCTGGTTAgataaaagtatatataatccCGTAAATAAAgcaaattttgaaaataatttaaatggaAATTTCTCATTACAatctttttataatataaataaaaaaaatgaagaattatttaaaatgcAATTCTAA